In Desulfomonile tiedjei DSM 6799, a genomic segment contains:
- a CDS encoding DVU_1551 family NTP transferase, whose amino-acid sequence MTQPDDIAALVLAAGLSSRMKRFKPLLPLGPTTVVERCVKLFRDAGICDIRVVVGHRADDLIPHLERLGVRWIVNNRFQEGMFSSVQAGAHDLESSRKAFFMLPVDIPLIRKTTVLDLLQAFRTEEGDVWHPTFMGRRGHPPLISTKFRSALLVWGGEGGLRAFLAEQHPRTVDVEVADEHILIDMDSPEHYKAALAKLTEYDFPSNSECKVLLTRKIRVDSHTLAHSMKVAQVAVLLARALNERNCSLNMKLIEAAALLHDIAKDRPNHAEEAAKILRELGYDTLGWVVSLHMDVRPTPEEPISPQEIVCLADKIVQDDRIVAVEERFKDKLWEKSHLAAAQDRRLLNILNIKGRIEKTLGTPIENLLSSAPSLVNELIR is encoded by the coding sequence ATGACACAGCCCGATGATATAGCAGCGCTTGTGCTTGCAGCCGGACTCTCTTCACGAATGAAGCGTTTCAAACCACTGCTCCCTTTGGGGCCGACTACAGTGGTGGAACGGTGCGTGAAGCTGTTCCGGGACGCGGGAATCTGCGACATCAGAGTGGTAGTCGGACACAGGGCGGATGATCTGATACCGCACCTGGAACGTCTGGGTGTTCGTTGGATTGTGAACAACCGTTTCCAAGAAGGAATGTTCTCCTCAGTGCAAGCGGGAGCCCACGATCTTGAGTCCTCCAGGAAAGCATTCTTCATGCTTCCTGTGGACATTCCACTCATTCGGAAGACCACGGTGCTGGACCTGTTGCAGGCCTTCAGAACAGAGGAAGGAGACGTCTGGCATCCCACCTTCATGGGGAGACGAGGGCATCCTCCTCTCATTTCGACGAAATTCCGGTCCGCTCTCCTCGTATGGGGAGGCGAAGGCGGATTACGAGCTTTCCTTGCAGAACAACACCCTCGGACCGTTGATGTGGAAGTAGCTGACGAGCACATTCTCATTGATATGGATTCACCGGAACACTATAAGGCCGCTCTTGCGAAATTGACGGAGTATGATTTCCCTTCCAATTCCGAGTGCAAGGTGTTGCTCACCAGGAAAATTCGAGTGGACTCGCACACTCTGGCACACTCGATGAAAGTCGCCCAAGTGGCGGTCCTTTTGGCTCGTGCCCTGAATGAAAGAAATTGCAGCCTGAACATGAAGTTGATTGAAGCCGCCGCATTGTTACACGACATTGCGAAAGATCGCCCCAACCATGCAGAAGAAGCGGCGAAAATCCTGAGAGAACTCGGGTACGATACACTGGGCTGGGTTGTGAGTCTGCATATGGATGTTCGTCCAACTCCAGAGGAGCCAATCTCTCCGCAGGAAATCGTTTGCCTTGCAGACAAAATCGTTCAGGACGACCGAATTGTTGCTGTGGAAGAACGATTCAAAGACAAGCTCTGGGAGAAATCACATCTGGCGGCTGCCCAGGACCGACGATTGTTGAACATCTTGAATATAAAAGGGCGCATCGAAAAAACTCTGGGAACTCCCATAGAAAACCTGCTGTCCTCGGCTCCGTCTCTGGTTAATGAGCTCATTAGATGA
- a CDS encoding DVU_1553 family AMP-dependent CoA ligase codes for MQKTPLENWIAYRMGLSTGNFTESDMREYQLERLRETIEYVAEKSPFYRGLLRGFSATDLRTLDDLEQFPFTTPQDIRDKGPQFPCVSQSEIERVVTLMVPDAAEQPRRLHFTRQDLELTVDFFHHGMSALVETGQKVLILLPGPRPDSVGNLLARGLSRMGVKGIVHGLVEDPLKAVHAILQSEIEFLVGLPGQVLSIAKHHAAKDIPSAQMKGLLVAPDACLRSPYVPDAIIEELQRTWDCPVFCHYGTTEMGFGGGVECRACSGYHVREADLYFEIIDPNSARTVPQGELGEITFTTLTRRGMPLVRYRTGHFGRFLKEPCPCGTVLPRMERMHACPDYKLSRNGTHDTAR; via the coding sequence ATGCAGAAAACGCCCCTGGAAAATTGGATCGCCTATAGGATGGGATTGAGCACAGGCAACTTCACTGAAAGCGATATGCGTGAATACCAGCTTGAACGTCTGCGAGAGACAATTGAGTACGTTGCCGAGAAGAGCCCGTTTTACCGTGGATTACTTCGGGGCTTTTCTGCGACGGATCTTCGGACTCTGGACGATCTGGAGCAGTTCCCCTTCACTACTCCTCAGGACATTCGGGACAAAGGTCCGCAATTCCCGTGTGTATCGCAAAGCGAAATCGAGCGAGTCGTAACGCTCATGGTTCCCGATGCAGCCGAGCAGCCGAGGCGTCTGCATTTTACTCGACAAGATCTTGAGCTCACGGTTGATTTCTTTCATCACGGGATGTCCGCCCTGGTTGAAACGGGACAGAAGGTACTCATTCTCTTGCCGGGGCCGAGGCCTGATTCCGTAGGCAATCTCCTTGCAAGGGGATTGAGTCGCATGGGTGTGAAAGGTATTGTACACGGTCTGGTTGAAGATCCATTAAAAGCGGTTCATGCAATTTTGCAGTCCGAAATCGAGTTCCTTGTCGGCCTTCCCGGTCAGGTATTATCCATTGCGAAACATCATGCTGCAAAGGACATTCCTTCTGCGCAAATGAAGGGGCTTTTGGTCGCACCCGACGCATGCCTGAGATCCCCCTATGTCCCGGATGCCATTATTGAAGAGCTGCAAAGGACCTGGGATTGTCCCGTATTCTGCCACTATGGTACAACTGAAATGGGATTCGGCGGAGGAGTCGAATGCCGGGCGTGCAGCGGATACCATGTTCGGGAAGCAGATCTGTATTTTGAAATTATCGATCCGAATTCAGCGCGGACAGTTCCGCAGGGCGAATTGGGCGAAATCACGTTTACCACATTGACGCGAAGAGGTATGCCGCTGGTTCGTTACCGAACGGGTCACTTCGGCAGATTTCTCAAGGAACCCTGCCCATGCGGGACTGTCCTGCCGAGAATGGAAAGAATGCATGCCTGCCCCGATTATAAATTGAGTCGGAACGGAACTCATGACACAGCCCGATGA
- the trsS gene encoding radical SAM (seleno)protein TrsS, with protein MSLQDAPHPFRTESLCPECLARIPAIRVVDGSDVYLRKTCPDHGEFQVILWRGDPSYQSWVRPKIPTYPERPGTSVREGCPFDCGLCPDHRQQTCTALLEVTYRCNMRCAFCFAKAGTSQASDPDMATIKRWYEALLATGHPCNVQISGGEPTLRDDLPDIIALGQSMGFGFIQVNTNGLRFGTDPAYVKRLRNAGLASAFLQFDGVFEATYVTLRGGAFLASKLAAIESCRQEGIGVVLVPTVVPGVNDQELGAIVEFAFKNLDVVRGVHFQPVSYFGRYPAIPSDNDRITIPEIIRNLEIQTDGRLKTHHFKPPGCENALCSFHGTFVLMPDNRVQALTSHEIPCTCSSENAAEGAAKARRFVAQNWAQSGTATASSVQDDVFSMGEWDVLLERALTHKLCISGMAFQDVWNIDLERLRDCCIHVVARDGRIIPFCAHNLTSSSGRPLFERER; from the coding sequence ATGTCCCTTCAGGATGCCCCTCATCCATTCCGGACGGAAAGCCTCTGCCCCGAATGCCTGGCACGGATACCCGCAATCCGAGTTGTGGATGGAAGTGACGTCTATTTGAGAAAGACATGTCCCGATCACGGAGAATTTCAAGTAATCCTCTGGCGCGGCGATCCATCCTACCAGAGCTGGGTACGACCGAAGATTCCAACCTACCCTGAGCGACCAGGTACCAGCGTTCGCGAAGGCTGCCCCTTCGATTGCGGCCTCTGTCCCGACCATCGCCAGCAGACGTGCACGGCATTATTGGAGGTGACATACCGATGCAATATGCGCTGCGCCTTTTGTTTCGCGAAAGCGGGCACATCTCAGGCTTCAGATCCGGATATGGCAACGATCAAACGTTGGTACGAAGCACTGCTCGCAACCGGGCACCCCTGCAATGTCCAGATTTCCGGTGGAGAACCGACTCTCCGTGACGATCTTCCAGACATTATCGCGCTTGGTCAGTCCATGGGATTCGGTTTTATTCAGGTGAACACCAATGGGCTCAGGTTCGGAACCGATCCCGCTTATGTCAAGCGACTTAGAAATGCCGGTCTTGCATCTGCATTCCTGCAGTTCGACGGGGTTTTCGAAGCCACTTACGTCACATTAAGAGGTGGAGCTTTTCTCGCATCTAAATTAGCTGCAATCGAATCGTGCCGTCAGGAGGGAATCGGTGTGGTGCTCGTTCCGACAGTAGTTCCAGGCGTGAACGATCAGGAATTGGGCGCTATTGTCGAATTTGCGTTTAAGAATCTTGACGTTGTCCGGGGTGTGCATTTTCAACCAGTGAGCTATTTCGGGAGATATCCGGCGATTCCATCCGATAATGACCGTATCACCATACCCGAGATCATCCGGAATCTCGAGATCCAGACCGACGGACGCCTGAAGACTCACCATTTCAAGCCACCTGGATGTGAAAATGCACTGTGTTCGTTTCACGGTACGTTTGTCCTCATGCCTGATAACCGCGTGCAAGCTTTGACAAGTCATGAGATTCCATGCACATGTAGTTCCGAAAATGCTGCAGAAGGTGCGGCAAAAGCACGTCGTTTTGTAGCTCAAAACTGGGCTCAGAGTGGGACTGCAACCGCATCAAGCGTCCAGGATGATGTGTTTTCCATGGGCGAATGGGACGTTCTGCTGGAACGAGCCCTCACCCATAAGCTGTGCATCTCAGGAATGGCGTTTCAAGACGTTTGGAACATCGATCTGGAGCGACTGAGAGATTGTTGCATTCATGTGGTTGCCCGAGATGGCAGGATCATTCCTTTCTGCGCCCACAACCTCACCAGTTCATCCGGACGTCCCCTGTTTGAAAGGGAACGGTGA
- a CDS encoding DVU_1555 family C-GCAxxG-C-C protein produces the protein MLELAGQGFHCSQILLSLGLDAQGKTNPDLIRSMEGLAGGMGFCGDICGALTGGACLLALYAGRGNPDDEADPRLNDMINELFAWFTQEFSECYGGIHCREILADDPRNQTSRCPQLVTRTYEKVKSLLLENDFDLSEGR, from the coding sequence ATGTTGGAGTTGGCAGGACAGGGTTTTCATTGCAGCCAGATTCTGCTTTCGCTCGGATTGGACGCTCAGGGTAAGACAAATCCTGACCTTATACGGTCGATGGAAGGGCTCGCTGGCGGAATGGGTTTCTGCGGCGACATCTGTGGCGCTTTGACAGGCGGCGCCTGCTTGTTGGCCCTGTACGCGGGAAGAGGTAACCCGGATGATGAAGCAGACCCGAGACTCAACGATATGATCAACGAATTATTTGCATGGTTTACCCAGGAATTCTCCGAATGTTACGGCGGGATTCATTGTCGAGAGATCCTCGCAGACGATCCGAGGAACCAGACTTCGCGTTGTCCCCAACTTGTCACTCGAACGTACGAAAAGGTGAAGTCGCTCCTGCTTGAGAATGACTTCGACCTTTCCGAGGGTCGGTAA
- the trsM gene encoding DVU_1556 family methyltransferase, with protein MSSLNSCRVYERLAETECAAEGIRPGGLALTERAVALCGFPQGSRIVDVGCGTGVTLRHLTGVHRFSAIGVDASSHLLHQACFENHDLLFVRSIAERLPFPDAFADGIFAECSLSTMNDPERALDEFQRLLKIGGKLIITDVYARNAESSGQLSCMPVECCLKGAVSRTNLLERLSCRDFRIDLWEDHSDLLTRFVVHLVFSYGSMDEFWSRMGLKSVDLNEMNRTISEAKPGYFLLIAQKTT; from the coding sequence ATGAGTTCCCTAAACTCCTGCAGAGTATACGAACGCTTGGCTGAAACCGAATGTGCCGCCGAAGGAATCAGGCCGGGCGGCCTTGCACTCACGGAACGAGCTGTGGCTCTATGCGGGTTCCCGCAGGGGTCAAGAATCGTCGACGTGGGCTGCGGGACCGGAGTCACCCTGAGGCATCTGACCGGCGTCCATCGTTTCTCGGCAATTGGAGTAGACGCATCTTCCCATCTTTTGCATCAAGCCTGTTTTGAGAACCATGATTTGCTGTTCGTTCGGAGCATCGCTGAAAGGCTCCCCTTCCCTGACGCATTCGCAGACGGCATTTTTGCCGAGTGTAGTCTCTCGACGATGAATGACCCGGAACGGGCACTGGACGAATTTCAGCGGCTCCTCAAGATTGGCGGCAAATTGATTATTACCGACGTGTATGCGAGGAATGCGGAAAGCAGTGGTCAGTTATCCTGCATGCCAGTGGAATGCTGCCTCAAAGGCGCTGTTTCTCGCACGAATCTTCTGGAGAGATTGTCATGTCGTGATTTCAGAATCGATCTCTGGGAAGACCATTCCGATCTGCTCACACGATTTGTTGTCCACCTGGTCTTTTCTTATGGTTCCATGGACGAATTTTGGTCAAGAATGGGCTTGAAGTCGGTCGATCTTAACGAGATGAATCGAACAATATCAGAAGCAAAACCAGGCTATTTCCTGCTCATTGCTCAGAAGACAACATGA
- a CDS encoding DVU_1557 family redox protein: MSEYADPQEAAEWICARCSIPLEMAKVEVAYRGSKYPVNLPKCPRCGLVFVPEQLALGKMAEVEKLLEDK; the protein is encoded by the coding sequence GTGAGCGAGTATGCAGATCCTCAGGAAGCTGCAGAGTGGATATGCGCCAGATGCAGCATACCTCTCGAAATGGCAAAAGTTGAAGTGGCATACCGGGGAAGCAAGTATCCCGTGAACTTGCCCAAATGCCCTCGCTGCGGTTTGGTGTTCGTTCCGGAGCAATTGGCCCTGGGCAAGATGGCAGAAGTCGAGAAGCTGCTTGAAGACAAGTGA
- a CDS encoding pyridine nucleotide-disulfide oxidoreductase/dicluster-binding protein — protein sequence MDQQELRELESRCIQECAPWCSAACPVHVDVRAMNAAIAKGDFAAALKIFTKSVPFPGIISRVCDHPCQDSCKRGDAGSTISIRALERAAFAQAPVTKARVTPLPRKDKRVAVVGGGLSGLTASLDLAKKGYQIVLFEATDRLGGSLWDYPETELPREAILRDFDILADLSVEIRLKTSVGQDIPLSDLQKEFDAVYLGSGFGSRNEGELNVTADALVPVTQETFETNEPGVFAGGTLVRGAKERSPIRSISDGRRTAISIDRFLQKVSLTASRENEGSYETRLYTSLEGIEALPEVPLSNAPEGYSAEEAVQEAKRCLQCECMECVKVCEFLASFKGYPKKYIRQIYNNLSIVMGQRHGNKLINSCSNCGLCKEVCPEDLHMGEICIAARETMVEQGKMPPSAHEFALRDMEFSNSDKFALHRHQPGMDSSRFLFFPGCQLCASSPINVKRTYSYLAERLTGGVGLMLRCCGAPADWAGRKEEFARVVSGFEAQWLEMGKPELIVACSTCYSVFKAHLPHVKVQSLWETIDTLGLPDVPRMETFAVAVHDPCTSRHHDSIQDSVRNILRRLGYEIHELPLSRNTTECCGFGGLMYFANRELAEKTVRRRISESPLQYLAYCAMCRDQFSFEGKPAWHLLDFIFGPGDFEHAAQKGPDYSQRRENRARLKHSLLKDLWGEDVAEGRQPVKLQISEQVRDLMERRMILTEDIQEIIEWAERTGFKLVNSHSGHFLAHHTPTTVTYWVEYSPAEDGFVVHNAYSHRMEIMEELKP from the coding sequence ATGGATCAACAAGAATTAAGGGAACTCGAAAGCCGCTGTATCCAAGAATGTGCCCCCTGGTGTAGCGCTGCATGCCCGGTGCACGTAGACGTTCGTGCCATGAACGCTGCCATCGCCAAGGGAGATTTTGCTGCTGCGCTCAAAATCTTCACCAAATCAGTCCCCTTTCCTGGAATCATCAGTCGTGTTTGCGACCATCCGTGTCAGGATTCGTGCAAACGAGGAGATGCCGGATCGACCATTTCGATTCGTGCGCTGGAACGTGCAGCTTTCGCTCAGGCTCCTGTGACAAAAGCCAGAGTGACACCTCTGCCTCGAAAGGACAAACGGGTTGCAGTCGTCGGCGGTGGATTGAGTGGCCTGACTGCCTCTCTCGATCTGGCGAAGAAGGGATATCAGATCGTTCTTTTCGAAGCCACCGACAGGCTGGGAGGAAGCTTGTGGGACTACCCTGAAACAGAGCTTCCGCGCGAGGCTATCCTCAGGGACTTCGATATACTGGCAGATCTTTCGGTCGAAATCCGTTTGAAAACCAGTGTCGGTCAAGACATACCCCTTTCGGATCTTCAAAAGGAATTTGATGCGGTCTATTTGGGCTCTGGATTCGGGAGCCGGAACGAAGGCGAACTGAACGTTACTGCAGATGCTCTCGTTCCTGTTACGCAAGAGACCTTTGAAACGAATGAGCCGGGAGTATTTGCGGGGGGAACCCTGGTCAGAGGCGCTAAAGAGCGCTCACCTATTCGTTCCATTTCCGATGGCAGGCGCACGGCGATTTCCATTGACCGGTTCCTGCAAAAAGTCTCTCTTACCGCTTCCCGTGAAAACGAAGGCTCGTACGAGACACGGCTGTACACCAGTTTGGAGGGAATTGAAGCTCTTCCCGAAGTGCCTCTGTCGAATGCTCCCGAAGGATACTCCGCAGAGGAGGCGGTGCAAGAGGCAAAACGCTGTCTCCAATGCGAATGCATGGAATGCGTCAAAGTGTGTGAATTTCTGGCGAGCTTCAAAGGTTACCCCAAAAAGTACATCAGACAGATCTACAACAATCTCTCCATCGTTATGGGCCAACGGCACGGAAACAAGCTCATTAATTCGTGCAGCAATTGTGGTTTGTGCAAAGAGGTTTGTCCGGAAGACCTCCACATGGGAGAAATATGCATAGCTGCCCGGGAAACCATGGTGGAACAGGGGAAAATGCCTCCCTCCGCTCATGAATTCGCGCTGAGGGACATGGAGTTCAGCAACAGCGACAAGTTTGCTCTCCATCGTCATCAACCCGGGATGGATTCCAGCAGATTCCTGTTCTTTCCGGGTTGCCAGCTTTGCGCTTCCAGTCCCATCAATGTAAAGCGAACCTATTCTTACCTTGCTGAACGGCTAACGGGCGGAGTCGGGCTCATGTTGCGATGCTGCGGAGCTCCCGCGGATTGGGCGGGCCGTAAGGAGGAGTTTGCTCGCGTTGTTTCCGGATTTGAGGCTCAATGGCTGGAAATGGGCAAACCCGAATTGATCGTGGCATGCTCCACCTGTTATTCCGTATTTAAAGCCCACCTTCCCCATGTGAAGGTGCAGTCTCTCTGGGAAACGATAGATACGCTCGGTTTACCTGATGTCCCTCGCATGGAAACTTTTGCCGTAGCTGTCCACGACCCCTGCACTTCCAGACACCATGACAGTATACAGGACAGCGTCAGAAATATCCTTCGTCGCCTCGGGTACGAAATTCACGAACTCCCTCTCAGCCGCAACACAACCGAATGCTGTGGTTTTGGAGGTCTTATGTATTTTGCGAACCGGGAGCTGGCGGAAAAAACGGTGAGACGCAGAATTTCGGAAAGCCCTCTCCAATACTTGGCATACTGCGCAATGTGCAGGGATCAATTCAGCTTTGAGGGCAAACCTGCCTGGCACTTGCTGGATTTCATTTTTGGCCCCGGAGATTTCGAGCATGCAGCGCAAAAGGGACCTGATTATTCGCAACGACGTGAGAATCGTGCAAGACTGAAACATTCCTTATTGAAGGATCTTTGGGGTGAAGATGTGGCCGAAGGTCGTCAACCGGTAAAATTGCAGATTTCCGAGCAGGTTCGAGACCTCATGGAACGTCGCATGATCCTGACGGAAGACATTCAGGAAATAATCGAATGGGCCGAAAGGACGGGATTCAAGCTTGTGAACAGTCATTCGGGCCATTTTCTCGCTCATCATACGCCGACCACCGTCACCTATTGGGTCGAGTATTCGCCGGCAGAGGACGGCTTCGTCGTCCATAATGCGTACAGCCACCGCATGGAGATTATGGAGGAATTGAAACCGTGA
- a CDS encoding molybdopterin-dependent aldehyde oxidoreductase yields the protein MIKRNVTLNGVNKIVVADPEASLADVVRGQLGLTGTKIGCGTGQCGSCSVIMDGKLIKSCMTKMKRVQEGANILTIEGIGTPDNLHALQLSWTVHGGAQCGFCSPGFIVSAKALLDENLNPTREQVRDWFQKNRNACRCTGYKPLVDAVMDAAKVLRGEITAAELAFQLPADGRIWGTNYPRPSAVAKVTGTTDYGADLICKMPPGTLHLALVQAKVSHAKILSIDTAEAEKMPGVAKIVTHKDVKGKNRITGLITFPTNKGDGWDRPILCDEKVFQFGDAIAIVCADTEANAKAAAEKVNVLLEELPAYMSAPAAMADDAIEIHPGTPNIYYEQKRAKGQDTKPLMESAAYVVEGEYYLQRQPHLTMEPDVGFAYFDEESRLTIHSKSIGIHLHHAMICAGLGTEPEKLRLVQNPAGGTFGYKFSPTMEALVGVAAIATGKPVALKYDYYQHITYTGKRSPFFIKLKYGADKDGKIVAMEGDWIVDHGPYSEFGDLLTLRGAQFIGAGYGIPNIRGLGQTVCTNHAWGSAFRAYGSPQSFLASECLMDELAEKMGKDPLELRYLNVYRPGDTSPTGQAPEVYSFPEMIDKLRPLYQEALKKAKMESTPEKKKGVGISIGVYGCGLDGPDSSEVTVELIPNGVKLISAWEDHGQGADMGALGTCHEALRPLAITPDKIQLVMNDTAITPNSGPSGGSRQQVMTGNAIKNGCEMLINAMRKSDGSYRTYDEMVAENIPLKYSGKWTASMCTPCDENAQGSPFAVYMYGVFMAEVAVDTKTGKTQVEKFTIVADIGKINNRLVVDGQIYGGIAQGIGLALSEDFEDLKKHTSLINCGLPFAKDIPDNIDIIYVESPREHGPFGAAGVGELPLTSPHAAVANAIYNATGVRIRSLPALPEKVLAGLK from the coding sequence GGCTCGTGTTCCGTCATTATGGACGGCAAACTGATAAAGTCCTGCATGACTAAGATGAAAAGAGTACAGGAGGGTGCCAATATCCTCACCATCGAGGGTATCGGGACGCCCGACAATCTCCACGCTCTGCAGTTGTCCTGGACTGTTCACGGCGGGGCCCAATGCGGATTCTGCTCGCCCGGTTTCATAGTGTCCGCCAAAGCGCTCCTGGACGAAAACCTGAATCCTACAAGGGAACAGGTGAGGGATTGGTTCCAGAAAAATAGAAATGCATGCCGATGCACAGGATACAAGCCGCTGGTTGACGCCGTAATGGATGCAGCGAAAGTTCTTCGCGGAGAGATAACTGCAGCGGAATTGGCTTTTCAGCTACCCGCGGATGGAAGAATCTGGGGAACCAATTACCCGCGCCCCTCCGCTGTTGCCAAAGTCACAGGTACCACGGATTATGGGGCAGACCTCATCTGCAAGATGCCTCCGGGAACCCTGCATCTCGCGCTGGTTCAAGCTAAAGTGTCCCATGCGAAGATTCTCTCAATCGATACCGCCGAGGCAGAGAAAATGCCCGGTGTGGCCAAAATTGTCACACACAAGGATGTCAAGGGAAAGAACCGAATCACCGGCCTTATCACCTTCCCTACAAACAAAGGGGATGGATGGGATCGGCCGATTCTGTGCGATGAGAAAGTTTTTCAATTCGGAGACGCGATAGCCATCGTGTGCGCCGACACTGAAGCCAATGCGAAAGCTGCAGCGGAGAAGGTCAATGTATTGCTCGAGGAACTTCCCGCATACATGAGCGCACCTGCAGCAATGGCTGATGATGCGATTGAAATTCACCCAGGAACACCGAACATCTATTACGAGCAGAAACGGGCTAAAGGTCAGGATACAAAGCCGCTTATGGAATCCGCTGCATATGTGGTGGAAGGAGAGTATTATCTCCAGAGGCAACCCCATCTGACAATGGAGCCGGATGTGGGTTTTGCCTATTTTGATGAAGAAAGCCGCCTCACGATCCATTCCAAGAGCATCGGTATCCATCTCCACCATGCCATGATATGCGCAGGACTGGGAACGGAGCCCGAGAAACTTCGGCTTGTTCAGAATCCTGCCGGCGGCACGTTCGGATACAAATTCAGCCCGACCATGGAGGCACTTGTGGGCGTCGCTGCAATTGCGACAGGAAAGCCGGTGGCTCTGAAATACGATTATTATCAGCACATAACGTACACCGGAAAGCGCTCTCCATTCTTCATTAAGCTCAAATACGGTGCAGACAAAGACGGCAAGATCGTTGCCATGGAAGGCGATTGGATCGTTGACCACGGTCCCTATTCGGAGTTCGGCGATCTGCTCACCCTTCGTGGTGCCCAGTTCATAGGCGCCGGCTATGGAATCCCCAATATCAGGGGTCTCGGTCAAACCGTATGCACCAACCATGCGTGGGGCTCTGCTTTTCGTGCCTATGGTTCCCCTCAGAGCTTCTTGGCTTCTGAATGTCTAATGGACGAGCTTGCCGAAAAAATGGGCAAAGACCCATTGGAATTGAGGTACCTGAACGTGTATCGTCCCGGAGATACGTCACCGACCGGACAAGCGCCGGAAGTTTACAGTTTCCCCGAGATGATCGACAAGCTCCGACCTCTGTATCAGGAAGCCCTGAAAAAGGCGAAAATGGAATCCACGCCCGAGAAGAAAAAAGGCGTCGGAATATCAATCGGCGTGTACGGTTGCGGTCTCGACGGGCCGGATTCGTCCGAGGTGACCGTTGAGCTTATCCCCAACGGAGTAAAGTTGATCAGCGCGTGGGAGGATCACGGTCAAGGAGCCGACATGGGTGCACTGGGAACGTGCCATGAAGCTCTTCGTCCGCTGGCTATCACTCCCGACAAGATCCAACTGGTCATGAACGATACGGCAATCACTCCGAATAGCGGACCTTCCGGTGGAAGCCGCCAGCAGGTTATGACAGGCAATGCCATCAAGAACGGCTGCGAGATGCTCATCAACGCGATGCGGAAATCAGACGGATCATACCGCACGTACGACGAAATGGTGGCCGAAAACATCCCCCTGAAGTATTCAGGGAAATGGACCGCTTCCATGTGCACCCCGTGCGATGAAAACGCCCAGGGAAGTCCCTTCGCAGTCTATATGTACGGCGTGTTTATGGCTGAAGTGGCCGTTGACACCAAGACCGGCAAAACACAGGTGGAGAAGTTCACTATCGTGGCGGATATCGGCAAAATCAACAACAGGCTGGTCGTAGACGGCCAGATCTACGGTGGAATCGCTCAGGGTATCGGGTTGGCTCTGTCGGAAGACTTCGAGGACTTGAAGAAACATACGAGTCTGATCAATTGCGGTCTTCCTTTCGCAAAGGACATACCCGACAATATAGACATTATTTACGTGGAATCCCCGAGGGAGCATGGACCATTCGGAGCAGCGGGCGTGGGCGAACTGCCCCTCACCTCCCCGCACGCCGCGGTGGCAAATGCGATCTACAATGCTACAGGCGTGAGAATCAGAAGCTTGCCCGCACTACCCGAAAAGGTGCTGGCCGGCCTCAAGTAA